From one Flavobacterium sp. N502536 genomic stretch:
- a CDS encoding rSAM-modified peptide, which produces MKTKKIEFKNFENEKLSRREQQTIGGGDDPGDTIRGNGKGSTDVEGHP; this is translated from the coding sequence ATGAAAACGAAAAAAATAGAATTCAAAAATTTTGAAAACGAAAAATTATCAAGAAGAGAACAACAAACAATTGGGGGCGGTGACGATCCTGGTGATACTATCAGAGGGAACGGAAAAGGAAGTACCGATGTTGAAGGGCATCCTTGA
- a CDS encoding TIGR04149 family rSAM-modified RiPP: MENKKLNFEAFTSNTLSKKEQKAVRGGDNDTNRGNGKGSTQPVNI, translated from the coding sequence ATGGAAAATAAAAAACTAAATTTCGAAGCTTTTACGAGCAATACACTTTCAAAAAAAGAACAAAAAGCTGTTCGAGGAGGTGACAATGATACTAACAGAGGTAATGGAAAAGGGTCTACACAACCAGTAAATATTTAA
- a CDS encoding rSAM-modified peptide gives MENKKLNIEDFTHNILSKKEQKTVKGGGEEESGIPGDTIRGNGKGST, from the coding sequence ATGGAAAATAAAAAATTGAACATCGAAGATTTCACCCACAATATACTTTCAAAAAAAGAACAAAAAACGGTTAAAGGAGGAGGAGAAGAAGAATCTGGTATTCCTGGTGATACCATCAGAGGAAATGGAAAAGGATCTACCTAA
- a CDS encoding rSAM-modified peptide encodes MENKKLNIEDFTHHTLSKKEQKTVKGGGEEESCIPGDTIRGNGKGST; translated from the coding sequence ATGGAAAATAAAAAATTAAACATCGAAGATTTCACCCATCATACGCTTTCAAAAAAAGAACAAAAAACGGTTAAAGGTGGTGGAGAAGAAGAATCTTGCATTCCTGGTGACACCATCAGAGGAAACGGAAAAGGATCTACCTAA
- a CDS encoding rSAM-modified peptide yields the protein MENKKLNIEDFSLSTLSKKEQKTVRGGGEEEQSCIPGDTIRGNGKGST from the coding sequence ATGGAAAATAAAAAATTAAACATCGAAGATTTCTCCCTTAGTACACTTTCAAAAAAAGAACAAAAAACGGTTAGAGGTGGAGGAGAAGAAGAACAATCTTGTATTCCTGGTGACACTATCAGAGGAAATGGAAAAGGGTCTACCTAA
- a CDS encoding rSAM-modified peptide → MINQAQKFEDFQLEKLSKKEQKTVRGGDDSNVPGDTIRGNGKGSN, encoded by the coding sequence ATGATAAATCAAGCGCAAAAATTTGAAGATTTTCAATTAGAAAAACTATCTAAAAAAGAGCAAAAAACGGTTCGCGGAGGAGATGATTCTAATGTTCCTGGAGACACAATTAGAGGCAACGGAAAAGGGTCTAACTAA
- a CDS encoding vitamin K epoxide reductase family protein yields MLKLVQKFLQINKYSEIKNEFKDLFLSHPNYPSLFAITDSLDLLSVENAAIRVPKEQIVDLPSNFLAYFKEELILVEKAKNFVRINTVKKGSHKMAYEKFLLDWNGVIVAIEPNNVVARENLKMEFSWLKYGLPLLLLVGLSFFYNTYSSFSLVFLATSILGFIVSVFIVQEKLGFKNTIVSKLCNLSSNSSCSSVINNKEGNESKWISFPDLPLMFFGASLIAILVKPLESSIFVGFLSLLAIPVIVSSIWIQKFEIQRWCVMCLMVSALIFVQSVIWFASDLFTLSFSFAEIFPFLFSLVLLVPIWAVLKTIITSILGTENSLKEMKKFKRNYSLLNFLSKKVPHINGLEDLRGLNFGNRNAAVKLSVIISPSCAHCHKTFQEAFDLVLRFPDKINLNVLFNVNPENIDNPYKVVVERLLTINRATPGKTVEAISDWHIKNMSLKKWLKKWHVDSVSMMISQEINKQYEWCAKNDFNYTPIKIVNDKVFPAEYELGELKYFLNDYIEEKETKETMVLEKTA; encoded by the coding sequence ATGTTAAAACTTGTCCAAAAATTTCTACAAATAAACAAGTACTCGGAGATCAAAAATGAGTTTAAAGATTTGTTTCTTTCTCATCCAAATTATCCTAGTTTATTTGCGATAACAGATTCTCTGGATTTACTGTCTGTAGAGAATGCTGCGATAAGAGTTCCGAAGGAGCAAATAGTAGATTTGCCTTCAAATTTTTTGGCTTATTTCAAAGAAGAGTTAATATTGGTTGAAAAGGCAAAGAATTTTGTTCGAATCAATACAGTGAAAAAAGGAAGTCATAAAATGGCGTATGAAAAGTTCTTATTAGATTGGAATGGAGTTATCGTGGCAATTGAGCCAAACAATGTTGTTGCGAGAGAGAATTTGAAAATGGAGTTCAGCTGGTTGAAATATGGTTTACCGCTTTTGTTATTAGTGGGATTGTCATTTTTTTATAATACTTACAGTTCATTCAGCCTTGTTTTTTTAGCGACCTCTATTTTAGGGTTTATTGTAAGCGTTTTTATTGTTCAGGAAAAATTAGGGTTTAAGAATACTATTGTTTCAAAACTTTGCAATTTGAGTTCAAACTCGTCTTGTAGTTCTGTTATCAATAACAAAGAAGGAAATGAAAGTAAATGGATTAGTTTTCCAGACCTGCCATTAATGTTCTTTGGGGCCAGTTTGATTGCAATTTTGGTTAAACCATTAGAATCGTCAATTTTTGTTGGTTTTTTAAGCTTATTGGCCATACCGGTTATAGTGTCTTCGATTTGGATTCAAAAATTTGAGATTCAAAGATGGTGCGTAATGTGTTTAATGGTATCTGCTTTGATTTTTGTACAAAGTGTGATATGGTTTGCGTCAGATCTGTTTACGTTGAGTTTTAGTTTTGCCGAAATTTTTCCATTCTTGTTCTCGTTGGTACTCTTGGTTCCGATCTGGGCAGTTTTGAAAACAATCATAACCAGCATTTTGGGAACGGAAAATTCGCTTAAAGAGATGAAAAAGTTTAAAAGAAACTATTCTTTATTGAACTTCTTATCTAAAAAAGTGCCTCATATAAATGGACTTGAGGATTTAAGAGGCTTGAATTTTGGAAATAGAAACGCTGCTGTTAAACTATCGGTAATCATTAGCCCTAGTTGTGCACATTGTCATAAAACATTTCAGGAGGCATTTGATTTAGTCTTGAGATTTCCGGATAAGATAAACCTGAATGTGTTGTTTAACGTGAATCCTGAAAATATCGATAACCCATATAAAGTAGTTGTCGAAAGGCTTTTAACCATAAACAGAGCTACACCAGGGAAAACAGTGGAAGCGATTTCAGATTGGCACATTAAAAACATGAGCCTTAAAAAATGGTTGAAAAAATGGCATGTTGATTCAGTAAGCATGATGATCAGTCAGGAGATAAACAAACAATACGAATGGTGTGCTAAGAATGATTTTAATTATACACCGATTAAAATTGTAAACGATAAAGTTTTTCCGGCAGAGTATGAGCTGGGTGAACTAAAATATTTTCTGAACGATTATATTGAAGAGAAAGAAACTAAAGAAACGATGGTTTTGGAAAAAACAGCGTAG
- a CDS encoding peptidase domain-containing ABC transporter, with translation MKKFTNYRQVDYKDCGPTCLKIIAKHYGKTINIQELRDFSETTREGSNLLFLSDAAEKIGFRTLGVKLNLERLEEAPLPCILHWNKNHYVVLYKIKKNSYYISDPAFGLIEYNKEDFIKFWIGNNADESTQEGIALLIEATPKFFQSDFDKEDNRGLGFGLLSQYVLRYKSFLIQLSIGLLASTLLQLIFPFLTQSIVDVGIQNQNIHFIYLILFAQLFLFAGRTGLELIRSWILLHLSTRINISLISDFFIKLMNLPISFFDVRMTGDIMQRINDHHRIEKILTTSSLNVLFSTINMVVMGGVLAYFNLKIFLVFFAGSLLYFGWITLFLKRREVLDYKRFAEVSSEQSKVMELINGMQEIKLHNAEKQKRWGWEYIQARLFRVSIKGLVLEQTQTIGSSVINELKNIFIIFLSAKLVIDGSITLGMMLAISSIVGSLNGPITQLIEFVRELQDAKISLARLSEIHEKEDETQQEVFQTNDVPFDSDIDINNLSYRYLGSDIPVLEDLTLKIPANKVTAIVGVSGSGKTTLMKLLLKFYEPEKGEINIGNAQLKNISQKAWRSNIGAVMQEGFIFSDTIANNIAIGVDKVDKERLVYAADVANIKEYITGLPLGYNTKIGSEGLGMSTGQKQRLLIARAVYKNPEILFFDEATSALDANNEKEIMQKLDVFFKDKTVVVIAHRLSTVMNADQIVVLDKGKIIEIGSHTVLVQQKGNYFELVKNQLQLGN, from the coding sequence TTGAAAAAATTCACCAATTATAGGCAGGTCGATTATAAAGATTGCGGGCCAACATGTTTAAAAATAATAGCAAAGCATTACGGTAAAACAATCAATATACAGGAGTTGAGAGATTTCAGCGAAACAACTCGTGAAGGAAGTAATCTGCTTTTTTTGAGTGATGCAGCTGAGAAAATTGGTTTTAGAACTTTAGGCGTAAAATTAAATCTGGAAAGATTAGAAGAGGCTCCATTGCCTTGTATTCTGCATTGGAACAAAAATCATTATGTAGTACTCTACAAAATTAAAAAAAACAGCTACTATATTTCCGATCCGGCTTTTGGCCTGATTGAATACAATAAAGAAGATTTTATTAAATTTTGGATCGGAAACAATGCCGATGAATCTACTCAGGAAGGAATAGCATTGCTGATTGAAGCTACTCCTAAATTTTTCCAGTCTGATTTTGATAAAGAGGACAATCGCGGACTTGGTTTTGGATTGTTGTCGCAATATGTGCTTCGGTACAAGTCGTTTTTAATACAGTTAAGTATAGGATTGCTGGCAAGTACTTTACTACAGCTGATCTTTCCGTTTTTAACCCAAAGTATTGTTGATGTTGGGATTCAGAATCAGAACATTCATTTTATCTATCTGATACTTTTTGCCCAATTGTTCCTTTTTGCGGGAAGAACAGGTTTGGAGTTGATCAGAAGCTGGATTCTATTACACCTTTCTACCCGAATCAATATTTCACTAATCTCAGATTTCTTTATTAAACTAATGAATCTGCCCATTTCGTTTTTCGATGTGCGAATGACAGGCGATATCATGCAGCGAATTAACGATCATCACAGGATCGAAAAAATTCTAACCACATCGTCATTAAATGTTTTGTTCTCAACTATCAATATGGTTGTTATGGGAGGCGTTCTGGCTTACTTTAATCTCAAGATCTTTTTGGTGTTTTTTGCGGGAAGCCTGCTTTATTTTGGATGGATTACCTTATTTTTAAAAAGAAGAGAAGTATTGGATTACAAGCGTTTTGCTGAAGTCTCCAGCGAGCAAAGTAAAGTGATGGAGCTGATTAATGGAATGCAGGAAATAAAGCTTCACAATGCCGAAAAGCAAAAACGCTGGGGTTGGGAATACATACAGGCAAGACTCTTTAGGGTCTCAATAAAAGGCTTAGTTTTAGAGCAGACACAAACGATTGGTTCTTCTGTAATCAACGAGTTAAAAAACATTTTTATTATATTTCTTTCGGCAAAACTGGTAATTGACGGCTCCATCACACTGGGGATGATGTTGGCAATCAGTTCGATCGTAGGAAGTTTAAACGGTCCCATTACGCAGCTAATCGAATTTGTCAGAGAGCTGCAGGATGCCAAAATATCATTGGCCAGATTATCGGAAATCCATGAAAAAGAAGACGAAACACAACAGGAAGTTTTTCAAACTAATGATGTTCCTTTTGATTCGGATATCGATATCAATAACCTTTCTTATCGATATTTGGGTTCGGATATTCCTGTTCTGGAGGATTTAACGCTGAAAATCCCCGCCAATAAAGTAACGGCAATAGTAGGAGTCAGCGGAAGCGGAAAAACAACTTTGATGAAACTCCTGTTGAAATTCTACGAACCTGAAAAAGGCGAGATCAACATTGGAAATGCACAATTAAAAAATATCTCGCAAAAAGCCTGGCGGTCCAATATTGGTGCTGTGATGCAGGAAGGCTTTATTTTTAGTGACACCATCGCGAATAACATTGCAATTGGCGTTGATAAAGTAGATAAAGAGCGCTTGGTTTATGCGGCTGATGTAGCCAACATAAAAGAATATATTACAGGTTTACCATTGGGATACAATACCAAAATAGGTTCTGAAGGGTTGGGAATGAGTACAGGGCAGAAACAACGTTTGTTAATTGCCAGAGCAGTTTATAAAAATCCCGAAATATTGTTTTTTGACGAAGCTACATCGGCATTGGATGCGAACAATGAAAAAGAAATAATGCAAAAGCTGGATGTTTTCTTTAAGGACAAAACCGTCGTAGTTATTGCGCATCGCTTGAGTACAGTTATGAATGCTGATCAAATTGTGGTTTTAGACAAAGGAAAAATCATTGAAATTGGCAGCCATACTGTTTTGGTACAGCAAAAAGGAAATTATTTCGAACTGGTTAAGAATCAATTGCAATTAGGAAATTAA
- a CDS encoding HlyD family secretion protein: protein MTKDTTFELRSEEVQDILTKVPHWMIRWGTVLIFVIISMLFFVSWFIKYPDVVTTQIVITTNIPPEKIVSKSSGRIEAILVKDKSIVSKNSTLAIIENTANYKDVFLLEKIIAEYNINDPKKAFPFELLKNTQLGEIESAFAVFQKDYQAEQLNKNLQPFEVENRAQISEKVQIKDRLEILQQQKVINESELQLQKNEIARFETLFNKGIISAQEMEVKKLGYLQAQKNYRGLLSSISQLKSALITNSKLSQNSQISGTKEEVTLGRNMAQSFYQLKKVIKDWELAYALKSSVSGVVTFLQVWTENQTISVGDNVFSIIPDTKNGFVGKVKAPALNSGKIKVGQMVNIRLANFPDREFGVLKGKIRNISLVPDKDGNLLLDVALPNGLETSYKKQIVFQQEMKGSAEIVTEDLRLIERILYQFKSMFEQV, encoded by the coding sequence ATGACAAAAGATACTACATTTGAACTAAGAAGTGAAGAAGTTCAGGACATTCTCACCAAAGTACCGCATTGGATGATTCGTTGGGGTACCGTACTGATATTTGTGATCATTTCTATGCTTTTTTTCGTGTCCTGGTTTATCAAATATCCGGATGTTGTTACGACTCAGATCGTCATTACAACCAATATTCCTCCAGAGAAAATAGTTTCCAAATCTTCGGGCCGTATTGAAGCAATTCTGGTCAAAGACAAATCGATTGTTTCCAAAAACAGTACACTTGCCATCATTGAAAACACGGCCAATTATAAAGATGTTTTTTTGTTGGAGAAAATTATTGCAGAATACAATATTAACGATCCGAAAAAAGCTTTTCCTTTTGAATTGTTGAAAAACACCCAGTTGGGCGAGATTGAAAGCGCCTTTGCTGTTTTTCAGAAAGACTATCAGGCAGAACAATTAAATAAAAATTTGCAGCCTTTTGAAGTCGAAAATCGGGCGCAGATTTCGGAGAAAGTTCAGATCAAAGACAGATTGGAAATTTTGCAGCAGCAAAAAGTAATTAACGAAAGCGAATTACAGCTTCAGAAAAATGAAATTGCAAGATTCGAAACCTTATTCAATAAAGGAATCATCTCTGCGCAGGAGATGGAAGTGAAAAAACTGGGATATCTTCAGGCGCAAAAGAATTATAGAGGCCTTTTGTCTTCTATTTCTCAGTTAAAGTCGGCTTTAATTACCAATTCCAAATTGAGTCAGAACTCGCAAATCAGTGGTACCAAGGAAGAAGTTACTTTAGGAAGAAATATGGCGCAGTCTTTTTATCAGCTTAAAAAAGTAATAAAAGACTGGGAGCTGGCCTATGCTTTAAAATCATCTGTAAGCGGAGTAGTTACTTTTTTACAGGTTTGGACAGAGAATCAAACCATTAGTGTCGGAGATAATGTTTTTTCGATTATTCCGGATACTAAAAATGGTTTTGTAGGTAAGGTAAAGGCGCCGGCATTAAATTCAGGGAAAATAAAAGTAGGGCAGATGGTCAACATTAGATTGGCGAATTTTCCCGACCGGGAATTTGGAGTGCTAAAAGGAAAAATCCGAAACATCTCTCTGGTTCCTGATAAAGATGGAAATTTATTATTAGACGTAGCACTTCCAAACGGACTGGAAACGTCGTATAAAAAACAAATTGTTTTTCAGCAGGAAATGAAAGGAAGCGCCGAGATTGTAACCGAAGATTTACGCTTAATCGAGAGGATTCTGTATCAGTTTAAAAGTATGTTTGAGCAGGTCTAA
- a CDS encoding tRNA1(Val) (adenine(37)-N6)-methyltransferase, with protein MFTFKQFSVQQDKTAMKVGTDGVLLGSWAPISHNPFSVLDIGAGTGIIALMLAQRTPAEQIDALEIDEDAYEQAVDNFENSPWGDRLFCFHAGLDEFIEEPEDEYDLIVSNPPFYSENYKTENEQRDLARFQDAMPFEELIEAADLLLSENGIFAVILPYKEEEKFVALAKESELYPIKITRVKGTPTSEIKRSLIAFSRNEVPETETDELTIEIERHVYTPEYIELTKDFYLKF; from the coding sequence ATGTTTACATTCAAACAATTTTCAGTTCAACAAGACAAAACCGCTATGAAAGTGGGTACTGATGGTGTTTTACTGGGCTCCTGGGCACCCATAAGTCATAATCCGTTTAGCGTTTTAGACATTGGAGCCGGAACCGGAATTATTGCTTTGATGCTGGCACAACGCACTCCTGCGGAGCAGATTGACGCACTTGAAATTGATGAAGATGCTTACGAACAGGCTGTTGATAATTTTGAAAACTCTCCGTGGGGAGACCGCTTATTTTGTTTCCATGCCGGATTAGATGAATTTATCGAAGAACCGGAAGACGAATACGATTTGATTGTTTCAAATCCACCTTTTTACTCCGAGAATTACAAAACCGAAAACGAACAGCGCGATCTGGCACGTTTTCAGGACGCAATGCCTTTTGAAGAATTAATCGAGGCTGCTGATTTATTGCTTTCAGAAAACGGGATTTTTGCAGTAATTCTTCCTTATAAAGAAGAAGAAAAATTTGTTGCTCTGGCCAAAGAATCAGAATTATACCCGATCAAAATTACACGCGTAAAAGGTACTCCAACTTCAGAGATTAAAAGAAGTTTGATTGCTTTTAGCCGAAATGAAGTCCCGGAAACAGAGACAGATGAATTAACGATCGAAATCGAAAGACATGTCTATACTCCGGAATACATTGAACTCACTAAAGATTTTTACCTGAAATTTTAG
- a CDS encoding four helix bundle protein, whose amino-acid sequence MSKPYDLEERTFLFAKECRNYIGSLSKTISNIEDGKQLIRSSGSVGANYIEANEKLGDKDLIFRLKISRKEAKESKYWLRLLHELNPDQRIASNSLLFEIEELRKILSAIITKTSK is encoded by the coding sequence ATGAGCAAACCATACGATTTAGAAGAGAGAACTTTTTTGTTTGCAAAAGAATGCAGAAATTACATCGGAAGTCTATCAAAAACAATATCAAATATTGAAGATGGCAAACAACTCATAAGATCGTCTGGTTCGGTTGGTGCTAATTATATTGAAGCAAACGAAAAGCTTGGAGATAAAGATTTAATATTCAGACTAAAAATTTCCCGAAAAGAAGCCAAAGAATCTAAGTATTGGCTGAGATTATTACACGAATTAAATCCTGATCAGAGAATCGCTTCCAATTCTTTATTATTCGAAATAGAAGAATTACGAAAAATTCTATCGGCAATAATCACTAAAACATCAAAATAA
- the rimM gene encoding ribosome maturation factor RimM (Essential for efficient processing of 16S rRNA), with amino-acid sequence MRKEECFYLGKIAKKFSFKGEVLAYLDTDEPELYENLESVFVECNKHLVPFFIETSSLHKNDFLRIRFEDVNTEEDADALLGNAIYLPLSMLPKLSGNKFYFHEVIGFEIEDQRLGVFGKIAAVNDTTAQPLFEVLNGEVEMLIPMIDQFLVKIDRENKKVIMNLPEGLVEMYL; translated from the coding sequence ATGCGTAAAGAAGAATGTTTTTATTTAGGTAAAATCGCTAAAAAATTTAGTTTCAAAGGTGAAGTTCTGGCTTATTTAGACACGGATGAACCTGAGTTATACGAAAATCTGGAATCAGTGTTTGTTGAATGCAACAAACACTTGGTTCCTTTTTTTATTGAAACAAGTTCTTTACACAAAAACGATTTCTTAAGAATCCGTTTTGAAGATGTAAACACAGAAGAAGATGCAGATGCCCTGCTTGGCAATGCGATCTATCTTCCTTTAAGCATGTTGCCAAAACTTTCCGGCAACAAGTTTTATTTCCATGAAGTAATCGGTTTTGAAATCGAAGACCAACGTTTAGGCGTTTTTGGAAAAATCGCTGCCGTAAATGATACAACAGCACAACCTCTTTTTGAAGTTTTGAATGGCGAAGTCGAAATGTTAATTCCGATGATCGATCAATTCCTGGTAAAAATAGACCGTGAAAACAAAAAGGTCATCATGAATTTACCTGAAGGATTGGTAGAGATGTACCTTTGA
- a CDS encoding 30S ribosomal protein S16 codes for MSVKIRLQRHGKKGKPFYWVVAADARSKRDGKYLEKIGTYNPNTNPATIDLNLDSAVKWLHNGAQPTDTARAILSYKGALLKHHLDGGIRKGALTQEQADAKLAAWLEAKAGKVDAKKDGLTKAQADVKAKALKAEQEVNAKRLAAAAQAEADAIAAATPAAEEVTEVEADATTEEAPAAEENNETTEA; via the coding sequence ATGTCAGTAAAAATTAGATTACAAAGACACGGTAAAAAAGGAAAACCTTTTTACTGGGTTGTAGCTGCAGATGCACGCTCAAAAAGAGATGGTAAATACTTAGAGAAAATCGGTACTTACAATCCAAACACAAACCCGGCAACTATCGACTTAAACCTTGATAGCGCAGTTAAATGGTTACACAATGGTGCACAACCAACTGATACTGCTAGAGCAATTCTTTCTTACAAAGGTGCTTTATTGAAACACCACCTTGATGGAGGTATCCGTAAAGGAGCTTTAACTCAAGAGCAAGCTGACGCTAAATTAGCTGCTTGGTTAGAGGCTAAAGCTGGAAAAGTTGATGCTAAAAAAGATGGTTTAACAAAAGCACAAGCTGATGTTAAAGCTAAAGCTTTAAAAGCAGAACAAGAAGTTAACGCTAAACGTTTAGCTGCTGCAGCTCAGGCTGAAGCTGACGCTATCGCTGCTGCAACTCCTGCAGCTGAAGAAGTTACTGAAGTTGAAGCTGATGCTACTACTGAAGAAGCTCCTGCTGCTGAAGAGAATAACGAAACAACTGAAGCATAA
- a CDS encoding DUF6252 family protein, giving the protein MKKIISLVLLLFIVSSCSEDVKFNNPAFQSLKENVFWRAANYNASSTVNGGFIIEGDLGFEKVILKVPEPTAQTYILGRDNITIATYLNTQSSPSSRFSTGMNKGDGQIVITEYNAENKTISGTFKFTALNEDEKNTEKPKVSFTEGVFYKIPISTTFEN; this is encoded by the coding sequence ATGAAAAAAATAATTTCTTTGGTATTACTGCTTTTTATCGTTTCCTCTTGTTCTGAAGATGTAAAATTTAATAATCCTGCTTTCCAAAGCTTAAAGGAGAATGTGTTTTGGCGTGCTGCGAATTATAATGCTTCCAGTACTGTGAACGGCGGTTTTATTATTGAGGGTGATCTCGGATTTGAAAAAGTAATTTTAAAAGTTCCGGAGCCAACAGCACAAACCTACATACTGGGGCGTGACAATATAACGATCGCAACTTACTTAAATACACAATCGTCGCCATCCTCCCGATTTTCTACAGGTATGAATAAAGGAGATGGGCAAATCGTGATTACCGAGTATAATGCCGAGAATAAAACGATCTCAGGAACGTTTAAATTTACGGCCTTGAATGAGGATGAAAAGAATACCGAAAAGCCAAAAGTTAGTTTTACGGAAGGTGTTTTTTACAAAATTCCAATTTCGACAACATTTGAAAATTAG
- a CDS encoding RNA recognition motif domain-containing protein, translating to MNIFVGSLPFSIEEADLRESFEAYGAVDSVKIITDKFTGRSKGFGFVEMPNDAEAQKAIDELNGATVQGRAIVVNKSEPKPEGERRSFNNNRGGDSRGGYGNNRGGNDRGGNRGGY from the coding sequence ATGAACATTTTTGTTGGAAGCCTTCCATTCAGTATTGAGGAAGCAGATTTAAGAGAGTCTTTCGAGGCTTACGGAGCAGTAGATTCAGTTAAAATCATTACTGATAAATTTACAGGAAGAAGCAAAGGTTTTGGTTTTGTTGAGATGCCAAACGATGCTGAAGCTCAAAAAGCAATTGATGAATTGAACGGAGCTACTGTTCAAGGTCGTGCAATTGTAGTTAATAAATCTGAGCCGAAACCTGAAGGTGAGAGAAGAAGCTTCAATAACAACCGTGGAGGTGATTCTCGCGGAGGTTACGGAAACAACCGTGGTGGAAATGACCGTGGTGGTAACAGAGGAGGATATTAA
- the leuB gene encoding 3-isopropylmalate dehydrogenase, protein MKFNIALLAGDGIGPEVINEAVKVSDAIAKKFNHEITWTPALTGACAIDAVGIPYPDETHEICMKADAVLFGAIGHPKYDNDPSAPVRPEQGLLLMRKKLGLFANVRPTFTFPSLIDNSPLKRERIEGTDLVFLRELTGGIYFGEKGRRDNGDTAFDNCVYTRAEVQRLAKKGFELAMTRSKKLCCVDKANVLETSRLWRETVQAMEKDYPEVTVSYEFVDAVAMRLVQWPNSYDVLITENLFGDILTDEASVISGSMGLMPSASVGEHTSLYEPIHGSYPQATGLNIANPLATILSAAMMFEDAFGLKDEAEAIRAVVNKSLEEGIVTEDLAPKGTKAYKTSEVGDWLVANL, encoded by the coding sequence ATGAAATTTAATATAGCCCTATTAGCAGGAGACGGAATTGGTCCTGAGGTCATAAATGAAGCCGTAAAAGTATCTGATGCTATTGCAAAAAAATTCAATCACGAAATAACATGGACACCAGCCTTAACAGGAGCATGCGCAATCGATGCGGTTGGAATTCCTTATCCTGACGAGACTCACGAAATATGCATGAAAGCCGATGCGGTTTTATTTGGTGCAATAGGGCACCCAAAATACGATAACGATCCAAGCGCACCTGTTCGACCGGAGCAAGGTTTGTTGCTGATGCGTAAAAAATTAGGGTTGTTTGCCAATGTACGCCCAACCTTTACTTTCCCTTCTTTAATTGACAATTCTCCTTTAAAAAGAGAAAGAATCGAGGGAACTGATCTGGTTTTCTTAAGAGAGCTAACAGGAGGAATTTACTTTGGAGAAAAAGGAAGAAGAGACAACGGAGATACTGCCTTTGACAACTGCGTTTATACGAGAGCCGAGGTGCAGCGCTTAGCAAAAAAAGGTTTTGAACTGGCGATGACCCGCAGCAAAAAATTGTGTTGTGTTGACAAAGCAAACGTTCTGGAAACTTCCCGTCTATGGAGAGAAACGGTTCAGGCAATGGAAAAAGATTATCCGGAAGTTACTGTATCTTACGAATTTGTAGACGCTGTTGCCATGCGTTTGGTACAATGGCCAAATTCATACGATGTCTTGATTACAGAGAATCTATTTGGTGACATTTTAACCGATGAAGCTTCTGTAATTTCAGGCTCTATGGGATTAATGCCTTCTGCCTCTGTTGGAGAACACACTTCTTTATACGAACCAATTCACGGATCTTATCCACAAGCTACAGGATTGAATATTGCAAATCCACTGGCTACTATTTTATCTGCTGCCATGATGTTTGAAGATGCCTTTGGACTAAAAGACGAAGCTGAGGCGATTAGAGCCGTTGTCAACAAATCTCTGGAAGAAGGAATTGTGACAGAAGATTTAGCTCCAAAAGGTACCAAAGCATACAAAACCAGCGAAGTTGGAGACTGGCTTGTTGCTAACTTATAA